From Pleurodeles waltl isolate 20211129_DDA chromosome 1_1, aPleWal1.hap1.20221129, whole genome shotgun sequence, a single genomic window includes:
- the LOC138297184 gene encoding uncharacterized protein F54H12.2-like, with translation MESILNYSSDALDTQLSAGLFYKDTYAQFENTALDGSNIGFVKRAAFAAESREFDLLGRIHSDLFFQDKLIINGIDLKIKLNRNKDAFCLITGDAEQYKLLIQSASLYVKRVNVSPSVRLAHAEALQLLNAKYVIERVSMKVYSIPVGTRLTQQQNLFLGQLPKLVIIGFVDNTAFSGVHTSNPFNFKHYGINYAALVHEGAVIPAKPYTPNFGTGNFIREYLGLVSITGKHLRDSGVVVSREGYGAGYTLFAFDLTPDMEDGDHYSLVKNGNLKAEIRFSAALTTNVNMVVFAVFDSVIQVNHARQILFDYL, from the coding sequence ATGGAGAGTATCCTAAACTACAGCAGCGATGCCTTGGACACGCAGCTTTCAGCGGGGCTTTTTTACAAAGATACTTACGCTCAGTTTGAAAACACGGCTCTAGATGGCTCCAATATCGGGTTTGTAAAAAGAGCAGCGTTTGCTGCAGAAAGTAGAGAGTTTGATCTCCTGGGGCGAATACATTCAGACCTCTTCTTCCAGGATAAGCTAATCATTAATGGCATAGACCTCAAGATCAAACTCAACCGTAACAAAGATGCCTTTTGCCTCATAACTGGGGATGCCGAGCAGTATAAACTGCTCATACAGTCGGCAAGCCTGTATGTAAAGAGAGTGAATGTATCACCATCGGTCAGATTGGCTCACGCTGAAGCTCTACAACTGTTGAATGCTAAATATGTCATTGAAAGAGTCTCTATGAAAGTCTACAGCATACCAGTCGgcacccgattaacgcagcagcaaaaTTTGTTTCTGGGACAGCTACCAAAACTTGTTATTATAGGGTTTgttgacaatacagcttttagcggtgTACACACCTCCAACCCTTTTAATTTCAAACACTACGGTATCAACTACGCTGCCCTGGTTCACGAGGGAGCTGTCATACCTGCAAAGCCGTACACACCCAATTTTGGAACTGGAAATTTTATTAGAGAATATCTTGGATTAGTGTCGATAACTGGGAAACACCTGCGTGATTCGGGGGTCGTCGTATCACGCGAAGGATATGGGGCTGGCTACACGCTATTTGCCTTTGATCTGACCCCTGACATGGAAGATGGGGACCATTACAGTCTGGTTAAAAATGGAAATTTAAAAGCTGAAATTCGATTTAGCGCCGCCCTAACTACGAATGTGAACATGGTGGTATTTGCTGTATTTGATAGCGTCATACAAGTTAACCACGCTCGGCAGATTCTGTTTGATTATCTTTGA